The Microbacterium schleiferi genome contains the following window.
CGCGCGACGCTCAGCAGGGCGCTGTGGAAGCAGGCCGCGTAGCCGGCAGCGAACAACAGCTCCGGGTTCAGTGCGTCCCCAGATCCGCCCATCTCTTTCGGCACCCGCACGTCAGCATCCAGCAGGCCGTCGATCGTCGCGACATGACCGTTGCGACCGTCTCCGGTTGCGAGGGCCTCGGCGGTGTAGACGATATCCATGAGGGGTCTCCTTCTGTTGGGGTCTGTTGCGGGTGATCGGCGCGCACGGGCCGCGCGACGCGTCAGTCGTGTGCCGGGGTGCTGGCCTGAAGGCCTGCGGTGTAGTCGCGAAGCTCAGCGATCAGCGCCGCAGCTCCGGCAGGCGGGATCGCCATGCATCGCGCGATCTCACCCGGAATGTGGGCGAGCTCGGCCTGGAGATCGCGGCCGCTGTCGGTGAGGTGGATCGTCACGACACGGGCATCCGCCACCGACCGGGAGCGAGAAAGGTAGCCGAGGGACTCGAGGCGTCCGAGCAGCGGTGACAGGGTGCCCGAGTCGAGCATGAGGTCGTCGCCGAGTTCACTGACGGTCCGCGGCTGGCTCTCCCACAGCTCGATCAGCACCAGGTACTGCGGGTAGGTCAGCCCCCACGGCTTGAGAACACGTCGATAGGCCTGCGTCGTCGCCCGGCTCGCTGCGTAGAGCGAGAAGCACAGCATCCTGTCGAGCGCGCGTTCTGAGCTCTTCTCGCCGGTCATCACTTCAGAAGCATTGCACACAATTAAATTGTGCACAACCGAATACGGATGCGGCGGGTTAGACCCCGCCACCGCCTCCTCCGCCGCCGCCACCGCCGGCGCTGCCGCCCCCGCTGGAACCACCCGACGTGGACGCGGTCGTGGTCGTTGAGAGCGTGGAGATCCCCGAGGAGAACGCGGCTGCGTTGAACCCCGCCGTCCCGACGTACCACCCGGGGACGCCGGTCTGGTCGTAGAGCACGGCGAGGTGTTCAGCCCATTCCTCCTCCTGGCCGAAGACAACGGCGTACGGCAGCAGCGTCTCGTAGATGCGCAGCATCTGGCGCGGGTTGGCAGGATCCACGCGTGTGCCGCTGTCGTCCACAGCGATCCGCTCGGCGCCCTGCGGTGACTGCAGCATCCGGATCCGGTCGGCCTCGGCCCACTCGATGAACTCCTGCAGGCCCTTGAGGTGATCGCGGGTCTCCGCACCCGCTGCGGTCAGCGGCTTGCGAGAAACCAGACCCGCGACCACGAAGATCATGACGAACGCAGGGATCATCAGGAGGACCGCAATGGCCGCGTCGACGAACGCGACCAGCGCCAGGACCCCGAACGCGATCGTCAGGATGCCGAAGATCATCGACGCGAACGTTGGCCAGAACCGCGCGCCGCCGGGGACCGCGCGCCGAAGTCCTCGGCTGTCAAGTTCCCGCTCAGCTGCCTTGATGATGCGGCGGGCAGCTGTCGACAGCCGCGTATCGTTCGACCCGAACTCGTATTCCTCCCGCGCGCCATCTGCGGGAACAGGCCCTGCAGCAGCAACAGGCCGTCCCCGTCCGCGCGCGAAGGATCAAGAAGCACAGCCTTGAGCTTCAGGCCACCGAAGAGCTTGCGGCCGGCTTCCTCGATCCGGATGCTGCCGACGACGGCCTGCTCGAGCACCTCGGCCGG
Protein-coding sequences here:
- a CDS encoding MarR family transcriptional regulator, with product MTGEKSSERALDRMLCFSLYAASRATTQAYRRVLKPWGLTYPQYLVLIELWESQPRTVSELGDDLMLDSGTLSPLLGRLESLGYLSRSRSVADARVVTIHLTDSGRDLQAELAHIPGEIARCMAIPPAGAAALIAELRDYTAGLQASTPAHD